The following proteins are co-located in the Paludibaculum fermentans genome:
- a CDS encoding nuclear transport factor 2 family protein, which produces MTSATTSVELVQSLFAAFGRGDIGFILERLTPDCSWCVPGAGYALAGEYKGPEGAAEFFRKLHETEEMLRFEPGQYFTSEADVVVLGFEEARIRATGKQVASRWAMVFRVKDGKVSAWSTHFDTAAYAEAHRP; this is translated from the coding sequence ATGACGTCTGCCACGACATCAGTCGAGTTGGTTCAGTCGCTTTTTGCAGCCTTTGGAAGGGGCGACATCGGATTCATCCTGGAGCGGCTCACGCCGGATTGCAGTTGGTGTGTGCCGGGCGCGGGCTATGCGCTGGCCGGCGAGTACAAGGGGCCGGAGGGCGCCGCTGAGTTTTTCCGCAAGCTGCACGAGACCGAGGAGATGCTGCGCTTCGAGCCCGGCCAGTATTTCACCAGCGAAGCGGATGTGGTGGTGCTGGGGTTTGAGGAGGCGCGCATCCGGGCCACCGGAAAGCAGGTCGCCAGCCGGTGGGCGATGGTGTTCCGCGTGAAGGACGGGAAGGTTTCGGCGTGGTCGACACACTTCGATACCGCGGCATACGCCGAGGCGCACCGGCCGTAG